The nucleotide sequence TTGTGAACAGGAAAGTTGGCACAATAATTGCAAGTAATATCTGTGGAAGAAAAATAATGGTGTTAATTTGAAAACTTTATATAGAGAGGGTGTTTTTTAATGGTTATCCCATACAAACATGAACCATTCACAGATTTCACAGTCGAAGAGAATCGCAAAGCACTGGAGGCTGCAATTGCAAAAGTTGAAGCAGAGTGGCTTGGTAAGGAGTACGATTTAATTATTGGAGGCGAACGGATTAAGACAGAAAACAAGATTGTTTCCGTGAACCCTGCGAATAAAGATGAGGTCATTGGCTATGTTTCGAAAGCAGACAAAGAGCTTGCGGAAAAAGCAATGAAGGTAGCCGATGAAACGTTTAAATGGTGGGGCAAAACTGATCCGAAAATGCGCGCAGATATTTTGTTCAAGGCTGCAGCGATTGTTCGTCGCCGTAAACATGAATTTTCAGCATTGCTTATTAAGGAAGCAGGAAAGCCATTTAACGAAGCAGATGCAGATACAGCTGAAGCGATCGACTTCATGGAATATTATGGTCGCCAAATGTTAGGGTTAAAAGACGGCATGCCTGTGGAAAGTCGTCCGTTTGAATACAATCAATTCAATTACATCCCGCTTGGCGTTGGGGTAACGATTTCACCTTGGAATTTCTTATTTGCGATTATGTGCGGCACAACGGTTGCACCAATGGTTGCAGGAAACACCGTTCTTCTGAAGCCTGCAAGTGCAACTCCAGTCATTGCATATAAAATGATGGAAGTACTTGAAGAAGCAGGTATGCCTGTAGGTGTTATTAACTACATCCCGGGCAGCGGCTCTGAAATTGGTGATTATCTTGTTGATCATCCGCGCACACGTTTTATTAGCTTTACGGGTTCAAAGGAAGTTGGTTTGAACATTTATGAACGCGCAGCGAAAGTTCACCCAGGTCAAAAGTGGTTAAAGCGTGTTGTAGCAGAAATGGGCGGAAAAGATACGATCGTCGTTGATAATAACGCTGATTTAGAACTAGCAGCACAAGCGATCGTGAAATCAGCATTTGGTTTCAGTGGTCAAAAGTGTTCTGCATGTTCACGTGCTGTGATTGTAGAAGATGTCTATGATACAGTGCTTGAGCGTGTCGTTGAGCTTACGAATGAATTACAGGTAGGCGATCCGAAAGATATGCCATTCATGGGCCCTGTGATTGACCAAGGCGCTTACGATAAGATTATGGAATATATCGAAATCGGCAAGCAAGAAGGTAAGTTAATGACCGGCGGTGAAGGGGACAACTCAAAAGGTTGGTTTATTAAGCCAACTGTCTTTGCGGATCTTCAAAGCAAGGATCGCTTAATGCAAGAAGAGATTTTTGGCCCGGTTGTTGGCTTTACAAAAGCGAAAGATTTCGACCATGCTCTTGAAATTGCCAACGATACAGACTATGGTTTAACTGGTGCCGTCATTACTCACAACCGTGAACATATTGAGAAGGCACGCCGTGATTTCCACGTCGGAAATTTATATTTCAATCGTGGTTGTACAGGTGCGATTGTCGGTTATCAGCCGTTCGGAGGCTTTAATATGTCCGGGACTGATTCAAAAGCCGGCGGACCAGATTATTTATTATTGTATATGCAAGGTAAGACAACTTCTGAAATGCTTTAAGGGGGATTTTTCTTATGACAGTAACAAACACAATTATCGAACAAACGGAAAAATATGGAGCACCGAACTATCATCCACTTCCGATTGTAATTTCGAAAGCTGAAGGTGTATGGGTAGAAGACCCAGAAGGCAACCGATATATGGATATGCTTAGTGCATATTCTGCCGTTAACCAAGGGCATCGTCATCCAAAGATCATTCAAGCACTGAAAGACCAAGCAGACCGTGTAACGCTTACGTCTCGTGCATTCCATAATGACCAGCTTGGACCTTGGTACGAAAAGATTTGTCAAATAACTGGCAAAGAAAGAGCACTTCCGATGAACACAGGGGCAGAAGCTGTGGAAACAGCAATCAAAGCTGCACGTCGCTGGGCTTACGAGAAAAAAGGTGTAGCGGATAATCAAGCAGAAATTATTGCATGTGAAGGAAACTTCCACGGGCGTACGATGACTGCTGTTTCTCTTTCATCTGAAGCAGAATATAAGCGTGGCTTCGGACCAATGCTTCCAGGTATTAGTACGATTCCATATGGCGATATAGAAGCATTAAAAGCAGCAATCACCCCTAATACAGCTGCATTTATGCTAGAGCCAATTCAAGGTGAAGCAGGTATTGTCATTCCACCTGAAGGCTTCTTGAAAGAAGCGAAAAAAGTCTGTGAAGAAAACAATGTTCTCTTTATTGCGGATGAAATTCAAGCAGGGCTTGCGCGCAGTGGTAAAATGTTTGCATGTGATTGGGAAGATGTTTCACCTGACATGCTTATCTTAGGTAAAGCACTAGGCGGCGGGGTATTCCCGATCTCTTGTGTCGTAGCGAATGAAGATGTGCTTGGTGTATTCAATCCAGGCTCACACGGTTCCACGTTCGGTGGAAACCCAATTGCATGTGCCGTATCTGTCGCATCACTTGAAGTATTGGAAGAGGAAAAGCTTGCTGAGCGCTCTCTTGAACTAGGCACATATTTCAAGCAAAAGCTTCAAGAAATCGACAATCCTAAAATTAAAGAAGTACGTGGAAAAGGATTATTTATCG is from Bacillus tianshenii and encodes:
- a CDS encoding ornithine--oxo-acid transaminase; its protein translation is MFLMTVTNTIIEQTEKYGAPNYHPLPIVISKAEGVWVEDPEGNRYMDMLSAYSAVNQGHRHPKIIQALKDQADRVTLTSRAFHNDQLGPWYEKICQITGKERALPMNTGAEAVETAIKAARRWAYEKKGVADNQAEIIACEGNFHGRTMTAVSLSSEAEYKRGFGPMLPGISTIPYGDIEALKAAITPNTAAFMLEPIQGEAGIVIPPEGFLKEAKKVCEENNVLFIADEIQAGLARSGKMFACDWEDVSPDMLILGKALGGGVFPISCVVANEDVLGVFNPGSHGSTFGGNPIACAVSVASLEVLEEEKLAERSLELGTYFKQKLQEIDNPKIKEVRGKGLFIGVELTEPARKYCEELKEEGLLCKETHETVIRFAPPLIISKEDLDWAIERIVKVLS
- the pruA gene encoding L-glutamate gamma-semialdehyde dehydrogenase; protein product: MVIPYKHEPFTDFTVEENRKALEAAIAKVEAEWLGKEYDLIIGGERIKTENKIVSVNPANKDEVIGYVSKADKELAEKAMKVADETFKWWGKTDPKMRADILFKAAAIVRRRKHEFSALLIKEAGKPFNEADADTAEAIDFMEYYGRQMLGLKDGMPVESRPFEYNQFNYIPLGVGVTISPWNFLFAIMCGTTVAPMVAGNTVLLKPASATPVIAYKMMEVLEEAGMPVGVINYIPGSGSEIGDYLVDHPRTRFISFTGSKEVGLNIYERAAKVHPGQKWLKRVVAEMGGKDTIVVDNNADLELAAQAIVKSAFGFSGQKCSACSRAVIVEDVYDTVLERVVELTNELQVGDPKDMPFMGPVIDQGAYDKIMEYIEIGKQEGKLMTGGEGDNSKGWFIKPTVFADLQSKDRLMQEEIFGPVVGFTKAKDFDHALEIANDTDYGLTGAVITHNREHIEKARRDFHVGNLYFNRGCTGAIVGYQPFGGFNMSGTDSKAGGPDYLLLYMQGKTTSEML